The Brasilonema sennae CENA114 genome includes a region encoding these proteins:
- a CDS encoding Uma2 family endonuclease: MTVVKPKRFTIDEYHRLISLGFLTEGDRIELIRGELIQKTAKGTPHTFCTTRLCRQFDRLLGDRAVVRCQEPIILPSDSEPEPDAVIARGDEADYLAHHPYPEDILLVVEISDSTLTYDQTTKLRLYAEAGISDYWIVNLHARQLERYSQPYQNIQGEFNYLSKQISLVNQSVLIPGFEDAFLDLIRIFPEGAIANLSQ; the protein is encoded by the coding sequence ATGACTGTTGTTAAACCAAAACGATTCACAATCGACGAATATCATCGACTGATTTCACTCGGATTTTTGACGGAGGGAGATAGGATTGAATTGATTCGAGGAGAATTGATCCAAAAGACTGCAAAGGGAACACCTCATACATTTTGTACAACTCGACTTTGCCGTCAATTTGATCGATTGCTAGGCGATAGAGCTGTCGTGCGTTGTCAAGAACCTATCATTCTCCCATCAGATAGTGAGCCTGAACCAGATGCAGTGATTGCACGAGGAGATGAAGCTGACTATCTTGCTCACCATCCCTATCCCGAAGATATTTTGCTTGTTGTTGAAATTTCTGATTCCACATTGACTTATGATCAAACAACGAAGCTAAGGCTGTACGCAGAAGCTGGAATTTCCGATTACTGGATCGTAAATTTGCACGCTCGTCAATTAGAACGTTACAGTCAACCTTATCAAAATATTCAAGGTGAGTTTAACTATCTGAGTAAACAGATTTCTCTGGTGAATCAGTCGGTGCTAATTCCTGGGTTTGAAGATGCTTTCTTGGACTTGATTCGGATTTTTCCAGAGGGTGCAATTGCCAACCTAAGCCAATAA
- a CDS encoding AGE family epimerase/isomerase, giving the protein MQYNFKELAEFYKHALLNDVLPFWEKHSIDWEQGGYFTCLDRQGKVYDTDKFIWLQNRQVWTFSMLYNQLEKRENWLKIASNGANFLAQHGRDADGNWYFALTREGKPLVQPYNMFSDCFAAMAFSQYALASGEEWAKDVAMQAYNNVLRRQDNPKGKYTKTYPGTRPMKSLAVPMILANLTLEMEWLLPTETLENVLTATVQEVMSDFLDKERGLMFENVAPDGSHIDCFEGRLINPGHGIEAMWFIMEIARRRNDTQTINQAVDVVLNILNFAWDSEYGGLYYFMDADGHPPQQLEWDQKLWWVHLESLVALAMGVKHSSAVGNRLTEREACREWYHKIHDYAWSHFADPECGEWFGYLNRRGEVLLNLKGGKWKGCFHVPRALYLCWQQFEALGAN; this is encoded by the coding sequence ATGCAGTACAACTTTAAAGAGCTTGCTGAATTTTACAAACACGCGCTCCTCAATGACGTACTCCCGTTTTGGGAAAAACACTCGATTGACTGGGAGCAAGGCGGCTATTTCACCTGTCTTGATCGTCAGGGGAAAGTTTATGACACAGATAAGTTTATCTGGCTGCAAAACCGCCAGGTGTGGACTTTCTCCATGCTTTACAACCAGCTAGAAAAACGCGAAAACTGGCTGAAAATTGCCAGCAATGGCGCGAATTTTCTTGCCCAACATGGTCGAGATGCTGACGGAAATTGGTACTTTGCCCTAACCCGTGAAGGGAAGCCACTGGTTCAGCCTTACAATATGTTTTCTGATTGCTTTGCAGCAATGGCTTTTAGCCAATATGCCCTTGCGTCTGGCGAAGAATGGGCAAAAGATGTAGCTATGCAAGCTTACAACAATGTTTTGCGCCGCCAAGATAACCCCAAAGGCAAGTATACCAAAACCTATCCTGGTACGCGTCCGATGAAATCTCTGGCAGTACCGATGATTTTAGCCAATCTGACTCTAGAAATGGAATGGCTACTACCAACCGAAACCCTTGAGAACGTCTTGACTGCAACCGTTCAAGAAGTGATGAGCGATTTTCTTGACAAAGAACGCGGATTGATGTTTGAAAATGTTGCTCCGGATGGTTCGCACATTGATTGTTTTGAGGGACGTCTGATAAATCCCGGTCATGGTATTGAAGCGATGTGGTTTATCATGGAAATTGCTCGTCGTCGCAACGATACTCAAACGATTAACCAAGCGGTTGATGTGGTGCTAAATATCCTGAATTTTGCTTGGGATAGTGAGTACGGCGGATTGTATTATTTTATGGATGCAGATGGTCATCCGCCACAGCAACTGGAATGGGATCAAAAACTTTGGTGGGTTCATTTAGAGTCTTTGGTTGCATTGGCGATGGGCGTTAAGCATAGCTCTGCCGTAGGCAATCGCCTAACAGAACGTGAAGCATGTCGGGAATGGTATCACAAGATCCATGATTACGCTTGGTCGCACTTTGCTGATCCAGAATGCGGTGAGTGGTTTGGATACCTCAATCGCCGTGGAGAAGTGTTGTTAAATCTTAAAGGTGGCAAATGGAAGGGTTGCTTTCACGTTCCGCGTGCATTGTATCTGTGTTGGCAACAATTTGAGGCGTTGGGTGCAAATTAA
- a CDS encoding XisI protein — protein MDKVAKYREYIKTLLTRYASEDISDNDVEVQLMLDTERDHYQWMNVGWQQFNRVYRCVMHFDIKDGKIWLQQNLTDQNPAEELVEMGVPPEDIVLGLQPPYKRQYTDYGVA, from the coding sequence GTGGATAAGGTAGCAAAATATCGAGAATATATTAAAACACTGCTGACTCGTTATGCCAGTGAAGATATCTCAGATAACGACGTAGAAGTCCAACTCATGTTAGATACCGAACGAGATCATTACCAGTGGATGAATGTAGGTTGGCAACAGTTTAATCGTGTTTATCGATGCGTGATGCATTTCGACATTAAAGATGGAAAAATTTGGCTTCAGCAGAATTTAACGGATCAGAATCCAGCAGAGGAATTAGTCGAAATGGGAGTACCACCAGAGGATATTGTGCTGGGGTTGCAACCTCCCTACAAGCGCCAGTACACAGATTATGGTGTTGCTTGA
- a CDS encoding BrnT family toxin, which translates to MEFEWNPDKADTNLKKHSVSFQEAATVFGDRLSITFPDPDHSIGESRYVTIGLSRYDRLLLVSHTDQDERIRIISAREATRRERRFYEEGD; encoded by the coding sequence ATGGAATTTGAGTGGAATCCTGATAAAGCAGACACAAATCTTAAAAAGCACAGCGTTTCATTCCAGGAAGCCGCTACTGTATTTGGCGATCGCCTATCGATAACGTTTCCAGATCCTGACCACTCGATAGGAGAGAGCCGATACGTTACTATCGGATTATCCAGGTATGATCGCTTGCTGCTGGTTTCTCATACCGATCAAGATGAGCGTATCCGGATTATCAGTGCAAGAGAAGCAACACGGCGAGAGCGGAGATTCTATGAGGAAGGAGACTGA